One region of Sardina pilchardus chromosome 18, fSarPil1.1, whole genome shotgun sequence genomic DNA includes:
- the washc2c gene encoding WASH complex subunit 2 isoform X4 produces MENGAINHNGDEKQIWERPWTLEEMRKNSTNWSLAADSGLFLFLQDFSQRMLSKTHEIEKQLDGLIRDTKATDSCLHTVFNDFLMLSNTQFIENRVYDEEIEEPPAKPDVPERPSEQEKTREQKEAELIPKVQEAVNYGLQVLDSAFEQLDIKAGNSDSEDEEATDRVEPILEPKDLYVDRPLPYLIGSQLFMETDDVGLGDLSSEEMSIDSDRDSVAESEEDKDRDQSDEDFDQEEDGQGSFKKKSSALSSEEDDDEDEDDDSDIFGESDKEEDAEGKASAGPSSFADELAARIKGEPTNKPEPARAASSSISSISKKKSKASKPARPPVEEEEDDDDVIFKPPKMEDDDYSPFGGRGGLFSGGKGLFDDDDEGDLFSEAPRQEAEVRGPNTVPTADPGKSKKIPPTAVSGFPENSLFGSPNDSDSVENENDDSFKPKPPPMEKRSTGAGGLFDEDEDEDDFFSGNTLKKPSTTEPEKPKSKTAVDLFGGEDGDDDGDIFSEGSRTAPAQPSRNEPPGDKDNKAPAPEKKLPAGAISMFGPGTTSLLAEGLRKRQPSTSEESEKSENEPPVDIKPTVTKPVEKKPQSSRGLFSDDEDSQIFPSMTKSQSKPEPSTQARPSKAASSIFDDEDEDLFSSATKPTSSQPPSTAKQVSKPASSSLFSDDEDQWMSSTPALVKPEEKTGGMKASVSAPSCLPTAKAAQKSSLFNDDGDDLFAATKESSQKKSQRVSLLFEDETEDDEKDSLFGFKPANNNTVTSPKVAAVDPAPPSLPAGKAPDEKVPAPALERAPEEKVVAAGQLPQSPLSLPQEADEVKKKPAGAVSLFGGIDVLGEKPDALKPSKISLEDDYDSDDFLGKEGPPPLVKSGKKTALSLFDDHGDNGDEDEDETNGALSVSVSVQPAIKNTLKEPRSSNKSTGVFQDEELLFSQTQQKDNDPDVDLFATSVKSPSPLPASGKPAVPSLFGDDDEDDLFASSKSKAPPVREPPPKVAEKPVKPQKEVSSVKPVSSTSSSENEANLGINPASLLPGAVPRIPGAVSVLPGLAPSTSAASSISPTSPLPSLASTPTQPHTPIEAAVSFDSPAQVNTLQSANKGRTKGAVRRRPQTRAARLLSAQHSEDQRDDGPQESSSASLAAASVLPTPSSSTPLPPTFSLPAVATPPEKDSAPAVRPKRPPVTAVVDDGDDLFGSGDLFASAPKLETPPKLESPPKLESTPKVEPSPKPKMKTPAEVPASGPKKDSAPSIFDDQGDDLFGLGKQKASKKTTSTPFLPDEDDDDLFGIGSGIGKASATKESNAGGSSAKQDIFQDKIETTPKASKKKEKSLDASLFDDNVDIFADLTPKAKPKEKKSKKKAEPKSIFDDDMDDIFSPGTSKPATKPPSKAKKTQPAFDPSSTEDSSSSMFDDPLNVLGGN; encoded by the exons ATGGAAAACGGAGCCATTAATCATAATGGGGATGAGAAGCAGATCTGGGAGAGACCCTGGACGCTGGAGGAAATGCGCAAAAATAGTACAAACTGGTCTTTGGCTGCAGATTCAGGG CTGTTCCTTTTTCTTCAAGACTTCTCTCAAAGGATGCTGTCAAAAACCCATGAGATTGAAAAACAGCTTGATGGTCTTATTCGTGACACGAAAGCAACAGACAGCTGCCTGCATACAGTCTTTAATGATTTCCTCATGCTCTCCAACACACAGttcattgaaaat AGGGTGTATGATGAAGAGATTGAAGAACCTCCAGCAAAACCTGACGTCCCTGAGAGACCGTCTGAGCAA GAGAAAACACGTGAACAGAAAGAGGCCGAGCTGATCCCAAAGGTGCAGGAGGCGGTGAACTATGGTTTGCAAGTGTTGGACTCTGCCTTTGAGCAGCTGGACATTAAGGCTGGCAACTCCGACTCTGAAGATGAGGAGGCCACCGATCGTGTGGAACCCATTCTGGAACCCAAG GATTTGTATGTAGACAGACCATTGCCTTACTTGATTGGTTCTCAGCTTTTCATGGAAACTGATGATGTGGGGCTTGGAGATCTTTCAAGTGAAg AAATGTCCATAGATAGTGATCGAGACAGTGTGGCAGAAAGTGAGGAGGACAAGGATAGAGAT CAGTCAGATGAGGACTTTGACCAAGAAGAAGATGGTCAGGGCAGCTTCAAGAAG AAGTCCTCTGCCTTAAGTTctgaagaggatgatgatgaagacgaaGATGATGATTCAGACATATTTGGTGAATCTGACAAGGAGGAGGATGCTGAAGGAAAG GCTTCAGCCGGACCATCCTCCTTTGCTGATGAGCTTGCTGCAAGGATCAAAGGTGAACCAACCAATAAGCCTGAGCCAGCTCGTGCAG CGTCATcatccatctcctccatctctaaGAAGAAGAGTAAAGCAAGCAAACCAGCTCGTCCACCGG ttgaggaggaggaggacgacgatgaTGTGATCTTCAAACCACCAAAAATGGAGGATGATGACTACTCACCATTTGGGGGAAGGGGTGGCCTCTTCAGTGGCGGCAAAGGCttgtttgatgatgatgatgag GGAGATCTGTTCTCTGAGGCTCCCAGGCAGGAAGCAGAAGTTAGAGGGCCGAACACGGTACCAACCGCAG ATCCAGGCAAATCTAAGAAGATCCCTCCCACTGCAGTGTCTGGATTTCCAG AAAACAGCCTTTTTGGTTCTCCAAATGACTCTGATTCtgttgagaatgagaatgaCGACTCGTTCAAGCCTAAGCCACCACCAATGGAGAAACGATCAACTGGTGCGGGAGGGCTCTTTGATGAAGACGAAGATGAAGATGACTTTTTCAGTGGGAATACTCTTAAAAAGCCAAGCACAA CAGAACCAGAGAAGCCCAAATCCAAGACAGCAGTGGATCTCTTCGGGGGTGAGGacggtgatgatgatggggacattttcagtgagGGCTCAAGAACTGCTCCGGCCCAGCCCAGCAGGAACGAGCCGCCTGGAGACAAAGACAACAAGGCTCCAGCCCCCGAGAAGAAG ttgcctGCTGGTGCCATCTCCATGTTTGGTCCTGGCACTACGAGCTTGTTAGCGGAGGGGTTGAGAAAGCGCCAGCCGTCCACCAGCGAGGAGTCCGAAAAATCAGAG AACGAGCCTCCTGTGGATATCAAACCTACAGTCACCAAACCAGTGGAGAAGAAGCCTCAAAGTAGTAGAGGTCTGTTTTCTGATGACGAAGACTCACAG ATCTTTCCAAGCATGACCAAGAGCCAGTCCAAGCCTGAACCCAGCACTCAAGCCAGACCCAGCAAGGCCGCCTCCTCAATatttgatgatgaagatgag GATCTGTTTTCTTCAGCAACCAAGCCCACATCCAGTCAGCCTCCCTCAACAGCAAAGCAGGTGTCAAAACcagcctcctcttccctcttcagTGATGATGAG GATCAGTGGATGAGCTCCACCCCGGCTCTGGTGAAGCCAGAGGAGAAGACTGGGGGCATGAAGGCGAGCGTTAGCGCCCCCTCCTGTTTGCCTACTGCTAAAGCGGCACAGAAAAGCAGTCTGTTCAATGACGATGGAGACGACCTGTTTGCTGCTACAAAGGAGTCAAG CCAGAAAAAGTCACAGAGAGTGTCGTTGCTGTTCGAAGACGAGACTGAGGATGACGAGAAGGACTCCCTCTTTGGTTTCAAGCCTGCTAATAACAATACTGTCACCAGTCCAAAG GTGGCTGCTGTTGACCCTGCGCCCCCCTCGCTGCCTGCTGGGAAAGCGCCAGACGAGAAGGTTCCGGCGCCTGCGCTAGAGAGGGCACCTGAGGAGAAGGTGGTGGCAGCTGGACAGCTCCCGCAGTCACCGCTGTCCTTGCCCCAGGAAGCCGACGAGGTGAAGAAAAAGCCTGCCGGCGCCGTGAGTCTGTTTGGGGGAATCGACGTGCTCGGCGAGAAGCCAGATGCTCTCAAG CCCAGCAAAATTTCGCTTGAGGATGACTACGATAGCGATGACTTCCTGGGGAAAGAAGGCCCTCCACCACTGGTGAAGAGTGGAAAGAAAACAGCACTTAGTCTGTTTGATGATCACGGTGATAacggtgatgaagatgaggatgagacCAATGGGgctctatctgtgtctgtgtctgtccaaCCAGCAATCAAAAACACACTCAAG GAGCCAAGGTCAAGCAACAAGAGCACCGGAGTTTTTCAGGACGAGGAGCTTCTGTTCAGTCAGACACAGCAGAAGGACAACGACCCAGACGTTGACCTATTTGCCACCTCTGTCAAATCCCCT AGTCCTTTACCTGCGTCAGGGAAGCCAGCAGTTCCTTCACTGTTTGGGGATGACGACGAGGATGACCTCTTTGCCTCTTCCAAATCGAAAGCACCCCCAGTAAGGGAACCACCCCCA AAGGTTGCTGAGAAGCCAGTTAAGCCTCAGAAGGAAGTATCGTCTGTCAAACCTGTCAGTAGCACATCATCATCTGAAAATGAG GCCAACCTGGGCATCAACCCTGCCAGCCTCCTGCCTGGAGCAGTGCCGCGGATCCCCGGAGCTGTCAGCGTTCTGCCGGGCCTGGCGCCCTCCACATCCGCCGCCTCCAGCATCTCCCCCACCTCTCCGCTGCCAAGCCTAGCCAGCACGCCCACGCAGCCCCACACGCCCATTGAGGCTGCCGTGAGCTTTGACAGCCCCGCACAAGTCAACACACTACAAAGTGCCAACAAG GGTCGCACCAAGGGAGCAGTTCGACGGCGGCCCCAGACCAGAGCAGCCAGGCTGCTGTCAGCCCAGCACTCGGAGGACCAGAGGGACGACGGCCCACAGGAGAGCTCCAGCGCCAGCCTGGCCGCTGCCTCCGTTCTGCCCACCCCCAGCTCGTCCACGCCTCTGCCCCCCACCTTCTCGCTGCCGGCAGTAGCCACCCCTCCGGAGAAGGACTCTGCACCGGCAGTCAGGCCCAAGAGGCCCCCAGTGACGGCGGTGGTTGACGATGGGGATGACCTCTTTGGCTCAGGCGACCTTTTTGCCTCTGCGCCTAAACTGGAAACCCCGCCTAAACTGGAATCCCCGCCTAAACTGGAATCCACACCCAAAGTGGAACCCTCGCCCAAACCCAAAATGAAAACTCCTGCAGAGGTGCCTGCCAGCGGACCTAAGAAAGATTCTGCTCCCTCCATTTTCGATGACCAAGGAGATGATCTCTTTGGACTGGGCAAGCAGAAGGCTTCCAAGAAGACCACGTCAACTCCGTTCCTGccggatgaggatgatgatgacctATTTGGAATTGGTTCAGGCATTGGCAAAGCTTCAGCTACTAAAGAGTCAAATGCTGGAGGCAGTTCTGCAAAGCAGGACATTTTTCAG GACAAAATTGAGACGACTCCTAAAGCTtccaagaagaaagaaaaatctTTGGATGCAAGCTTGTTTGATGACAATGTTGACATTTTTGCTGACTTAACTCCAAAAGCAAAACCAAAAGAGAAAAAGTCTAAGAAGAAAGCAGAGCCCAAATCCATATTTGATGATGATATGG ATGATATCTTCTCACCTGGCACCAGTAAGCCGGCAACAAAGCCTCCCTCCAAAGCCAAGAAGACACAGCCGGCCTTTGACCCTAGTTCAACAGAGGACTCCAGCTCCAGTATGTTTGATGACCCTCTAAATGTCCTTGGCGGGAACTGA